One Frankia alni ACN14a DNA window includes the following coding sequences:
- a CDS encoding transposase: protein MTVLVADLAAVAPPVQDQAPYLARLNPARKTDGPALTVRVIEYTVHTTGPGGTASSELFCLVTDLLDIEKWPALDLACAYRDRWGVETVIGHHKTDLGEGQAVLRSRDPEGVAQEMWALFAVYQALHRLMGTSADATGLPPSTISFRHTLTAATDSIGAAFPP, encoded by the coding sequence GTGACGGTGCTCGTCGCGGACCTGGCTGCGGTAGCCCCACCGGTCCAGGACCAGGCTCCCTACCTGGCCCGGCTGAACCCGGCCCGTAAGACCGACGGCCCGGCGCTGACCGTCCGGGTGATCGAGTACACCGTGCACACCACCGGCCCCGGTGGCACGGCCAGCTCGGAGCTGTTCTGCCTGGTCACCGACCTCCTCGACATCGAGAAGTGGCCGGCGTTGGACCTGGCCTGCGCCTACCGCGACCGGTGGGGCGTGGAGACCGTGATCGGCCACCACAAGACCGACCTCGGCGAGGGCCAGGCGGTCCTGCGTAGCCGCGACCCTGAGGGCGTCGCCCAGGAGATGTGGGCCCTTTTCGCCGTCTACCAGGCGTTGCACCGGCTCATGGGCACCTCCGCCGACGCCACCGGCCTACCCCCCTCAACGATCAGTTTCCGGCACACCCTGACCGCCGCGACCGACTCGATCGGCGCGGCCTTTCCCCCCTGA